In Kangiella koreensis DSM 16069, the DNA window AACGGTGACAACGAGACAGCTTTGCGTATATCTCTTGAATTATACCTACGACAGAAGCTGAGCTTTCTTGCGGAAATTGGGCACAATAAAGTTAATATCAATTTAATCGATCACTCAACAGTGAGTTATAGCCCTCTGAATAATAGCCCACAGCACAGCTTCCAAAAGATTAAAAACTTTGTAATTAAAAATCCTTCGTATAGAACATACTTTCGTTTCCTAGTTGAGTTGGCAGGTAATAGTGGGGTAATTGATGACAGGCTGCAAAATGGCTTCGTTGCATTAGAAGCATTATTCGATGGTAATAAATTGCGTAAAGAGAAAGTTAGTGAAAAGCTAAAGGTTTCAATTGGCACAGCGGAACTAATAGTAGAGTTAAGAAATAAAATGTTTCACTATGGAGAAAGCATCGCAGAGACAGTTCAAATAGTCTCAAGAGAAAAGCAGGTTCATACAAAGTCACCCTTAAGACCTATTATTGATGAGCTGAAAGATAACACGGATCTGAGCTGGGTTCTGTATAGTGGATTTACAGATCTTATGTTCATGTATTTTGCAGAACTCGTGGGGTTAGGGGTAGGGTCAGTTAAACGATGGTGTCCTGTTAATCTACGCGATGATGACTGGTATAAAAAGTTGAAAGTTGATCAGTAGGGTGCGTCGTGACGCACCGTTAGAATTTATAAGTTTGATTTAGTTTATGGCATTCCTAGAGCAGGGTCTAAGTCACGACGCACATTACATTTAATAACTTTAAACTCCTGTCATACTTCTCATTCCACCGTAATCTTGTAAGGGGTTACGATTTGATACCGACAGGTATCTATAGAAGGCAGGTAGGCCGTTTTGGCCGAATAGTTAATGCGGTCTTAATACCGCATCGCGGCCTGGGCCGCGCTCCCCTTCATAAGCTGGAACGAGCTTTATACCTGTTTCCTGACAGGATACAACCCAATCACCGCCACCACCGACATAAGATGAATGTTTGTTGCTACCTGAAATCTCTTGTGGTCCATCTGATAATGGCCCTTCAGCAGTTCCTTCATAAGTAAATTTTTGAAGATCAATCTTGAGAATCCCATCTTCAATTTTCCAAAGACCGGAGTGGGTGTAGGTGTTGTAATCAACAGTGGTTTTGCCATCGCTCATCATGTGTGGGTCTTCGATGATGAATGAGCCGCCTCTTGCTAGAGTCACGATCGGGCCGTCGTTATCGAAGGTTACTGTTCCGCCGTCCATCTCGAATATTTGTTTGGCGGCACCCCTGAATCGAAATCTATCCTTGGTATCTGCTGCTTCGATCATTCGTTTGGCTTTTTCCAGGTCTGCAAGCTGCTCGGGGGGAACCATTGCTCGGTACATTTCAATCGCCTCAAGCGCACCGTCGAAAGTATCTTCTGCTTCAGGGTCGGCTGTTGCCACTTCCGTCCAACGGCCGATATGACAGCCGCAGGTTAAACCATTGGTGTTGTCCAGCGTGAGATTGACATTTAAATCATCGCCGGAGGGCATGATAGTTGCGAATAAAACCGGGGAGCTTGATGGTTCCAGTTCCACCGTTTCTGTCACCCTAATCCAGTTGTCCTCTGAGTCTTTGTAGGCGAGCTGTGCGTCACCGGGTGCGATAGTTAATGGTGATGCTGAGCCCTCTGGAAATGTAACTTCCCGCAATTGAACTGATAGTGGTGGTCCTTCAATTTTGGCGCCACAGGTTTCGCCAAGCTCCAGCGATTCGACCTCTGCCTGAAACGGTAGTGGGCGACCATCCGGCATGGTTATGGTTTGCTCAGCCTGAGCAATTGCCCAATCCAGCCAGCGCTCCGGCGGCAGAATTTCGGCAGCGCGGCGTGGCTCCTTCAGGTATTCACGCCCGCCCATGCCGAGGGAAATCCCCCAGCTGGTATCAAATTGCTGATCACCCCAGAAAAAGAAGGGTTGGGCATCATAGCTGTGCTGGGTGAGCGAGCATTCCGGCTGACGTTCGAAAAATTGTTCAATCTTGTTGTCACGTTCGGTTGCGCCCGGGACAACCTTGTGTGCAGCCCATTCTGCGGCACCTTCTACCCACCACAGTTCTCTCATTGCTGGTCTATAGGCGCCATTCTGCATGCTATGCATCCACTCATGAGCCAACGCAAAACGGGTCTTTCGTTCACCAACGATGGTGTGCGGACGAACCACAATCAGACACAATCCTTCCGGTAATTTAACATCAAGGTCTTCACCCTCATCAACGTAATTTGATAGATCATGTTTTTCATCTTTTTTAGCACATTGCGTGAAAGCTAAGGTATCGCCCAGAAGATCAAGTTCGCTTTCAACCAATAACACCGCTCGATCTGGCGGGGTGGCAAAGTAGGCTTGTAGTTCTTTGAGCGCTGGAGCAATTGACCGCAATCGTTCGAGCATCGGATCTCTGGTGCCTTCATCCCCACGCTTGCGAATACGGTAGATGACCTGATCACCAATCTGAAAGTCGGCACGCTGGAGAGTGCCCATATTAACAATTTCGTTCATATGAGCATCCCAGACACCGGGAGGTGGGGCAACACCCGAAGGGGCTGTGCAGGTAGCACTAACAATCGGGACGCAGAATACTGCGCTGATAAGACTCAATATTCTCAACCAATAGAGTCTTTTGTCGCTCCTTTGCACAGACTCATTAGAGGAGAAGTTAAATAAAGAGGGCAAACCTGAATCCATATCCATAGCACCTGTCCGAATTAATGTGATCAGTGGGGTAAGTATATTATGTTTTTTGACCCGATACTGTGGAACGGGTTGGGCGATGTACCATGACCATGCAATAAGCTCGCAACTATTCGACCGCGTCATTCTGATGTTATTAAATCCCGCTAAAACCTTCATTTTACGGGGATTTGCGCTTGTTGCGATTGGGTCACTCAGGTATCCTTAGAGGCTTGTGTCGGTGGGCCGTAGCGATGGGCCTGTAACGAGTCATTAATTCAAGAATCTGCAAGCAATGCAACTATCAGAACAATCTCTACCAGAACATTATCAACCTTCTGAAATTGAAGGAAAAATCCAGCAAAAGTGGGAACAGAATAAGACTTTTAAAGCGGTGGAAGATGCTTCCCGTGAGAAGTATTACTGCCTGAGCATGTTTCCCTATCCGAGTGGTCGTTTGCACATGGGTCATGTGCGTAACTATACCATTGGTGATGTGATTTCGCGTTTCCAGCGGATGCAGGGCAAGAATGTGTTGCAGCCGATTGGTTGGGATGCGTTTGGTTTGCCTGCGGAGAATGCGGCGGTTAAGAATAAGGCATCGCCTGCGCCCTGGACCTATGAAAATATCGAATACATGAAAGGTCAGCTGAAAATGCTGGGCTTTGCTTACGACTGGGATCGCGAGCTGGCGACCTGTAAGCCAGAGTATTATCGCTGGGAACAGTGGTTCTTCACCAAGCTGTATGAGAAGGGACTGGTCTATAAGAAGACCTCATCGGTCAATTGGTGTCCGAATGACCAGACGGTGCTTGCGAATGAGCAGGTGGTTGATGGTGCCTGCTGGCGCTGTGATACGCCGGTTGAGCAGAAAGAAATTCCGCAGTGGTTTATTAAAATCACTGCCTACGCAGAAGAATTGTTGAATGATCTGGATAAGCTGGATGGCTGGCCTGAGATGGTTAAGACCATGCAGCGCAACTGGATTGGCCGCTCGGAAGGGGTTGAGGTTGAATTCTCTGTAGAGACAGGCGATGAAAGCGAAAATGGCAATGGCATTGAGCCGTTGCACGTATATACGACGCGTCCTGACACCCTATACGGCGTAACCTATCTGGCAGTCGCTGCCGCCCATCCGCTTGCCACTAAAGCAGCGAAAAGTAATTCTGAGTTGGCGGCCTTCGTTGATGAGTGCAAGCACAGCAAAATGTCTGAAGCAGACATGGCGACCATGGAAAAGAAAGGGATGCCAACTGGAGTTTATGCGATTCACCCATTAAGCGGCAAAAAAGTGCCGGTGTGGGTGGCAAATTTTGTATTGATGGATTATGGCACCGGCGCTGTGATGGCGGTTCCGGGGCATGACCAGCGTGATTATGAATTCGCGACCAAATACGGCATCGATATTGCGCCAGTGGTCAAGCCTGCCGATGGTTCCGAGCTGGATATCAGCGAACAGGCACATACCGAGAAAGGTGTTCTGTTTAATTCGGGCGAGTTCGATGGCCTGGATTTTGAAAAAGCATTTGCTGCTATTACCGCGAAGTTAGAAGCCGAAGGCAAGGGCAAGAAGACGGTCAATTACCGCCTGCGTGATTGGGGTGTTTCCCGTCAGCGTTACTGGGGGGCGCCGATTCCGATGGTTAATATGCCGGATGGTTCGGTGGTTGCTGCACCGGAAGATCAACTTCCAGTCCGTTTGCCAGAAGATGTGGTGATGGATGGCGTGACCAGCCCATTGAACACCGATGAAGAGTGGAAAAAAGCGATTGTTGATGGTGTTGAAGGTGTTCGTGAAACCGATACCTTTGACACCTTCATGGAGTCGAGCTGGTATTACGCGCGTTACACCAGCACTGGTTATGACGAGGGTATGTTAGATCCTGAGCAGGCCAATTACTGGCTGCCAGTGGATCAATATATTGGTGGTATCGAACATGCCACCATGCATCTGATGTATTTCCGTTTCTTCCACAAATTATTGCGCGATGCAGGTCTGGTCAATTCTGATGAGCCGGCTAAACAGTTGTTGTGTCAGGGCATGGTGTTGGCTGATGCCTTCTATTACACCGATGACAAAGGTGCCCGTCACTGGGTCTCACCGCTTGAAGTTGAAGTGGTCGAGCGTGATGATAAAGGCCGTATTACTAAAGCAGTGGACAGCGAAGGTCGTGAGGTCACTCATGCTGGCATGACCAAAATGTCGAAGTCCAAGAATAATGGTATCGACCCACAGTCTATGGTCGATGAATATGGCGCTGATACTATGCGCCTGTACACCATGTTTGCTTCGCCGCCGGATCAGGCGCTTGAGTGGCAGGATTCAGCGGTTGAAGGCTCGCTACGTTTCTTGCGTCGTCTGTGGAAACTGGTGCAGAGTCATCAGCAAAAAGGGCAAGTGGCGAAGCTGGATGTGACAAGCTTGAACAATGATCAAAAAGCGCTACGCCGTAAAACTCATGAGACAATTGCGAAAGTCACTGACGATTATGCACGTCGCTATACCTTTAATACAGCGATTGCTGCGGTGATGGAATTACTCAATCATGTCAGCAAAGCCGAAGAGTCAAGCGAGCAGGATCGTGCGGTAGTACAGGAAGCGTTGGATGCGGCAGTAGCCATGTTGGCGCCTATTGTGCCACATATCTGTACTGTCTTATGGCAGTCGCTAGGTGGGCTGGTTAATGAAGAGCGTGTTGATGTGGTCGATGCGGATTGGCCAACAGCGGATAAATCTGCCATGGTGCAGGACGAAAAGCTGATCATCGTCCAGGTTAACGGTAAGGTTCGTGCCAAGATTACCGTTGCAGCTGATGCGAGCAAAGATGAAGTCGAAAAGCTGGCGATGGCCGATGAGCATGTGCAGAAGTTTATTGCTGATAATACGGTTCGCAAAGTGATTGTGGTGCCAGGTAAACTGGTGAACATTGTTACTAATTAATGAGCTGCTAAACATTAGAACAGCGAATGATTAATGAAACCAAAGGAAGATAGTGATGAAGCAATTAAATCTAAGCTTACTATTGATGATTGCAGTCATTGGTCTGAGTGCTTGCGGTTTCCAATTGCGTGGACAGGGCGCTGAATTATCCAACACTAAGGTCTGGTTGATCAGTCAGGACATGAACGCGAATTTTGAGCGTCGCCTTCAACAACGTCTTGCCTATCAGGGCGCTGAATTGGTTGCACAGCCTGAACAATCTGAGCTGCAACTGGCGATTGTCAATTATGGTGTTGAGCGTCGCACCGTCGCTCGGGACAGTTTAGGTCGTGCTGCAGAACTGGAATTGATTTTTAGTTTAGAGTATCAAATGTTGACACCTGAAATGGTTACCGAGCAAGAGCCAGAAACGCAGCGCATGACCAGTCGTCGTGAGTTTGCCTATGAGCGCAACCTGGAGTCTGGGCAGGAGCGTGAGCAACAGCGTTTAATTGCTGACATGCACGAAGAAGTGATTGGTCGCTTATTATTGCAGATTGCTGGCACTGTGAGTCGCTAGGAGAAATCGTAAAGCGTGAAAATTTATCCCGAACAGCTGGAAAAAAACCTTAATACACTGTATCCGGTTTATCTGGTTGCTGGGGATGAGCCTTTGCAAAAGATGGAAGCAGTTGATGCTATTCGCGCTTATTGCAAACAACAGGGTCTGCTCGAACGACAAATTATTGAAGAAGCTGGAACCAGCAATCCGCTGACTGACCAAGCCGGTACCATGTCTTTATTCGCTGAGAGTCGGTTGCTTGAATGGCGCTTTGATAAAAGTATCAAAAAAGCGCACGGCGAATTTATCCAATCTTTTATCAACAGTGAACCGCAGGATGTACTGCTGATCACTGCGCCAAAACTTTCCTCTGAAAAACGCTTAGCCTGGTATAAAACTGTTGAGCAGAAAGGCTTGGTGGTAGAAGCCTGGCCGGTGCCGGCTGAGCGACTGGGTAATTGGTTATCGACACGGGCACGCAAACTTGGAGTGGCATTAGAGCCTGATGCCTTGGCGACACTGATTGAGCGTTGTGAAGGCAATCTTTTGGCAGCGCAGCAGGATTTGCAGATGTTGTCCTTGTTGTCCGATGGACAGCCAGTCAGTTCGCACAATATTAAAGAATACGTTGGTGATAATGCGCGCTATTCTGTCTATGAATTATCGGATGCCTGTCTTAGCGGGCAAACTGATCGTGCTTTGCGCATGTTGGCCACCTTGCAGGCCGAAGGCGTTTATCCATTAGTACCCATTAATCAACTGTTGCGTGAATGCCAGCTACTGGCGGACTGGGCTGAAAAAATGGCTAAGGGTGAAACACTGGCGAATATCATGCAGAGTCAGCGAGTCTGGCCAAAGCGACAGAAAATTCTGCAAGTGGCCATGGGCAAAGGCAGTGTTAAAAAATGGTATGCCTTGGTTCAACGGCTAACCTATCTTGATAAGTCAGCAAAGGGTCAGGCGGATGCCGATGTCTGGCAGGAACTGGCACATGTGGTGTGTTTGATGACCAATCGCAATCCGTTACGAGGAAGTGGTGCTAAACCTGCAGCATCTAAAGCGTCAGCGCCGAAGGTTACAGCAGAACAAGGTTTATCCGATCTGAAAAAGTCCTTAGGAATGAATTAGTTATGAGTACCAGCTGTGGCATGGTTCATATCATTCTTGGTGGCACCTTTGATCCAGTGCATTTAGGCCACCTACGCATGGCGCAGGAAATGCTGAATCGCTTTCCTGAAGCGCAAGTATCTTTAATGCCGGCGGCTTATCCTCCCCATCGCCCGACTCCTGGTGCAACTACTGAGCAACGCATAGAAATGCTCGATTTAATATTACGTGCTAGCCCAAGTTTTCATCTTGATAGCCGAGAGCTGGAGCGCGAAGAGGCGAGCTATAGTGTGGTTACTTTACGGAACATTCGTTTAGAGATTGGTGATAACCCATTGATTTTCCTGATGGGAACGGATGCCTTTGCTAAACTCGACAGCTGGTATCATTGGCAGGAACTGTTAGAACTAAGCAATATTTTAGTGGTGGGGCGCCCCAGTAGTGAGCTGCCACAACAAGGGCCTGTTGCTGAACTGTATCAGGCGCACAAGGTCAGTAAGCCAGAAGACTTGGCGCATTACTCATGCGGTAGGATAGGTTTTTGCGAAATGCCACAGTTGGACATTTCCTCAACCTATATTCGTGAGCAAATAAAAAGCGGATTTTCACCGCGTTTTTTATTACCTGATGTTATACTAGACTACATTCAACAGCATGGCCTCTATGGCTATCAAACACATTCACCCAAAGGTAATTAATGGAAGCGGAGCAATTGAAAGATCTGGTTGTTGACCAGTTAGAAGGCAGTAAAGCCAAAGATATCAAAGTACTCAATGTAAAAGGTCTTAGTTCAGTGACTGATTACATGATCATAGCGAGCGGTACTTCCAGCCGCCACGTCAAATCGGTAGCCCATAACCTTGTTTCAAGCGTTAAAGATGAAGGGGTTCAACCATTAGGGGTTGAAGGCGATGATGTGGCAGAGTGGGTGCTGGTTGATTTAGGTGATGTTGTGGCCCATATCATGATGCCGCAAACTCGCGATTTTTATCAGTTGGAAAAATTGTGGGACCCCAACTGGAAAGAAGTCAGCGCACAGCATTAAGTAAGAACTCTCCTTAGGATGCAGGTTCGTCTATTAACCGTTGGCCAGAAAATGCCGGCTTGGGTTGAGCAGGGTTTTCAGGAATACGCCAAACGATTTCCCAATGACTTTAAACTTGAGCTGGTCGAAGTGCCGGCTGAAAAGCGTGGCAAGAACGCGGACATTGCACGGATTACTGAAAAAGAAGGTCGCTCGCTGTTGGAGCAAATTCAATCCGGCGACTGGGTGATTGCACTGGATGTAAAAGGTAAATCATTTTCAACCTCACAATTGGCGCAACAGATTGAGCATTGGCAACAGCATTATCCGAATGTGGTACTGTTAGTTGGTGGCCCCGAAGGCTTATCAGAACAGTGTCTGGCACGTGCCAATCAGAAGTGGTCATTGTCGGCTCTAACATTTCCGCATCCGATGG includes these proteins:
- the leuS gene encoding leucine--tRNA ligase, producing MQLSEQSLPEHYQPSEIEGKIQQKWEQNKTFKAVEDASREKYYCLSMFPYPSGRLHMGHVRNYTIGDVISRFQRMQGKNVLQPIGWDAFGLPAENAAVKNKASPAPWTYENIEYMKGQLKMLGFAYDWDRELATCKPEYYRWEQWFFTKLYEKGLVYKKTSSVNWCPNDQTVLANEQVVDGACWRCDTPVEQKEIPQWFIKITAYAEELLNDLDKLDGWPEMVKTMQRNWIGRSEGVEVEFSVETGDESENGNGIEPLHVYTTRPDTLYGVTYLAVAAAHPLATKAAKSNSELAAFVDECKHSKMSEADMATMEKKGMPTGVYAIHPLSGKKVPVWVANFVLMDYGTGAVMAVPGHDQRDYEFATKYGIDIAPVVKPADGSELDISEQAHTEKGVLFNSGEFDGLDFEKAFAAITAKLEAEGKGKKTVNYRLRDWGVSRQRYWGAPIPMVNMPDGSVVAAPEDQLPVRLPEDVVMDGVTSPLNTDEEWKKAIVDGVEGVRETDTFDTFMESSWYYARYTSTGYDEGMLDPEQANYWLPVDQYIGGIEHATMHLMYFRFFHKLLRDAGLVNSDEPAKQLLCQGMVLADAFYYTDDKGARHWVSPLEVEVVERDDKGRITKAVDSEGREVTHAGMTKMSKSKNNGIDPQSMVDEYGADTMRLYTMFASPPDQALEWQDSAVEGSLRFLRRLWKLVQSHQQKGQVAKLDVTSLNNDQKALRRKTHETIAKVTDDYARRYTFNTAIAAVMELLNHVSKAEESSEQDRAVVQEALDAAVAMLAPIVPHICTVLWQSLGGLVNEERVDVVDADWPTADKSAMVQDEKLIIVQVNGKVRAKITVAADASKDEVEKLAMADEHVQKFIADNTVRKVIVVPGKLVNIVTN
- a CDS encoding LPS-assembly lipoprotein LptE, whose protein sequence is MKQLNLSLLLMIAVIGLSACGFQLRGQGAELSNTKVWLISQDMNANFERRLQQRLAYQGAELVAQPEQSELQLAIVNYGVERRTVARDSLGRAAELELIFSLEYQMLTPEMVTEQEPETQRMTSRREFAYERNLESGQEREQQRLIADMHEEVIGRLLLQIAGTVSR
- the holA gene encoding DNA polymerase III subunit delta; the encoded protein is MKIYPEQLEKNLNTLYPVYLVAGDEPLQKMEAVDAIRAYCKQQGLLERQIIEEAGTSNPLTDQAGTMSLFAESRLLEWRFDKSIKKAHGEFIQSFINSEPQDVLLITAPKLSSEKRLAWYKTVEQKGLVVEAWPVPAERLGNWLSTRARKLGVALEPDALATLIERCEGNLLAAQQDLQMLSLLSDGQPVSSHNIKEYVGDNARYSVYELSDACLSGQTDRALRMLATLQAEGVYPLVPINQLLRECQLLADWAEKMAKGETLANIMQSQRVWPKRQKILQVAMGKGSVKKWYALVQRLTYLDKSAKGQADADVWQELAHVVCLMTNRNPLRGSGAKPAASKASAPKVTAEQGLSDLKKSLGMN
- the nadD gene encoding nicotinate-nucleotide adenylyltransferase, encoding MSTSCGMVHIILGGTFDPVHLGHLRMAQEMLNRFPEAQVSLMPAAYPPHRPTPGATTEQRIEMLDLILRASPSFHLDSRELEREEASYSVVTLRNIRLEIGDNPLIFLMGTDAFAKLDSWYHWQELLELSNILVVGRPSSELPQQGPVAELYQAHKVSKPEDLAHYSCGRIGFCEMPQLDISSTYIREQIKSGFSPRFLLPDVILDYIQQHGLYGYQTHSPKGN
- the rsfS gene encoding ribosome silencing factor, encoding MEAEQLKDLVVDQLEGSKAKDIKVLNVKGLSSVTDYMIIASGTSSRHVKSVAHNLVSSVKDEGVQPLGVEGDDVAEWVLVDLGDVVAHIMMPQTRDFYQLEKLWDPNWKEVSAQH
- the rlmH gene encoding 23S rRNA (pseudouridine(1915)-N(3))-methyltransferase RlmH, encoding MQVRLLTVGQKMPAWVEQGFQEYAKRFPNDFKLELVEVPAEKRGKNADIARITEKEGRSLLEQIQSGDWVIALDVKGKSFSTSQLAQQIEHWQQHYPNVVLLVGGPEGLSEQCLARANQKWSLSALTFPHPMVRIIVAESLYRAWSVTVNHPYHRE